CGACGCGTCGACGAAGTCGAAGTGGACCGGCAGGAAGGCCAGGTCGGTGAAGCGGCGCAGCAGGCCGACGACCTGGTTGCGCTCCTGGCCGGTGCCGGCGTAGCCCGGGCCCTCCACGTGGAAGGTCGAGCGCAGCAGGGAGGCCCCGAAGTCCTTGCGGAAGAAGCCGATCTGGGCGCCGGCCTCGTCGGTGATGTCGTAGCCCGAGCTGAGGTCGATGGTCTTGCGCGCCTTGAAGCCGAAGACCGGCCGCGACCGGCTGGCGTCGGTGAAGAAGGTGACCTGCTCCTTGAACGCCATCCGCTTCTGCTCCGCGAACGCCATCAGCCGCGTCGGGTTGCCGGAGGCGTCGGCCTCCGACACCTCGTAGCGGTTGACCATCATGGTGAGCTTCTGCTTCACCACGAAGTGCGGCACGTACATCTCGGCACTCATCGCGCGAGCTCCTCCTCGATGATCGACGGGTCCAGCTTGGTGAACACGGGGGTCGGCTTCGCGACGGGGGCACCGACGGTCACCGGGCGCGACTCCCAGCGCGGGGTGGTGGAGTACTCGCCGGTGATCACCGAGTACGACACGTGCCCGGCACCGTTGCCGGGCTCGAGCTCGTCGACCTGCTCGACGCGCGGCATCGGCATGAAGGTGCCCTCGCCGCCGAGCACGGCGTGGACCGCGTTGGCGGCGTGCGGGAGGAACGGCGAGAGCAGCGTGTTGCAGTCGCTCACGCACTGGACCGCCACGTGCAGGACGGTGGCGAGGCGCTCGCGCTGCGACTCGTCCTTCATCTTGTAGGGCTCGGTGACGGTGAGGTACTTGTTCACCTCGCCGACGACGCGCATCGCCTCGGCGACCGCGGCGCGCAGGCGGTGCTTCTCGATCAGCCCTCCGACGGAGGTGAACCCGTCGCGGACGGCGGCCAGCACCTGCTGGTCGACGTCCTCGAGCTCGCCGGCCGCGGGGACCTCGCCGAAGCTCTTGGCGACCATCGTGGCGGTGCGGTTGACCAGGTTGCCCCAGCCGGCCACGAGCTCGGAGTTGTTGCGGGTCACGAAGTCGGCCCAGGTGAAGGCGGCGTCGGAGGTCTCCGGGCCGGCCGCG
Above is a genomic segment from Nocardioides okcheonensis containing:
- a CDS encoding LURP-one-related/scramblase family protein, yielding MSAEMYVPHFVVKQKLTMMVNRYEVSEADASGNPTRLMAFAEQKRMAFKEQVTFFTDASRSRPVFGFKARKTIDLSSGYDITDEAGAQIGFFRKDFGASLLRSTFHVEGPGYAGTGQERNQVVGLLRRFTDLAFLPVHFDFVDASGQPLFSVQRAMSLGDRYTVDVPDPRVDFRVAAAIAVGLDALMSR